The Deltaproteobacteria bacterium DNA segment GACTTCGACGATAACGTCACCAGGTTGTACCGAAGCTTCGGCTGCGGGGCTGTCAGGCAGGACGTTTGTCACCATAACCCCTTCCCCTTCTTTGAGCTTCAATTCTTCTCGCTCCCCAGGCCGCAACTCGCGTAGCGCGAGTCCCCATTTGCTTTTCTGTGCGGCTTCTGAGGAACTTTCTGCTGCTGCGGTTTCTTCGGCCAAGCGAGCCACTGTCACTTCGAGTGTTTTCGCTTTGCCATTGCGCATGACCTCAACCGGCACGGTTTTCCCGACGGCAGTCTCGGCAACGAGTTTTGGTAAAGTTGAAGACTCATCAACTTTTTTGCCATTGAAGCCAACGATCACATCTCCCCGTTCGAGTCCACTTTTCGCTGCAGGGCTTCCGCCGGTAACTTCGGCAACCAGCGCTCCGCGTGATTCGGAAAGACCGAGGGAAGTCGCCAGTTCCGGGGTGACTTTTTGAATCGATACGCCGAGCCAGCCTCGGGTGACGCTGCCACGTTCCTCTAGCTCGGGAACGAGTTTCTTGGCGAGGTTGATAGGAATGGCAAACCCGATACCAATGTTGCCACCACTCTGGCTGAAGATAGCACTATTGATACCGACCACTTGACCCTGCTCGTTAAACAACGGGCCACCAGAATTCCCAGGATTGATCGAGGCATCCGTCTGAATGAAATCGTCATACGGGCTGCTGCCAATCGATCGCCCCTTCGCGCTGACGATACCTGCTGTCACCGTATTGCTCAGGCCAAAGGGATTCCCAATCGCCATGACCCAATCTCCGACCTGCAAGGCATCGGAGTCTCCCAAGGAGGCAACGGGGAGGTTGGCTTTCGGCTCAATCTTTAGCACGGCGAGATCGGTTTTGGGGTCGCGCCCGAGAGTTTTTGCCTTGTATTCACTTTTGTCGGTCAGCGTAACGGTGATTTCTTTGGCATTTTCGACAACGTGGTTATTGGTGATGATGATGCCATCCTTACGAATGATAAACCCTGATCCTGAACCCTGACGACGCCCTCGCCCCTGGGGAGGGCCGGGAAACGGCGGGCGACCGAAGAACGGCGGACCACCTGGTCCAAATGGATTGGGAAATCCTTGTCCTTCTTCCTGGGTTTTTTCGACGGCTGTGACCCTGATATAGACGACTGATGGAGATGCTTGAGCAGCCAGCGTTGCAAATGAAGGCAAAGGGCGTCCTGATTGGGTGGCGACTGCTGGAGCACTGTTTTCGGCTGTTTGGGCCTGGACAGGATCAGGCTGTGTAAATCGCCCTAGAGCGAACCCACCCAGCGCGAGGACCGCGGATACCGTGCCGACAATCGTTGTTTTTCTCATTGGCATGACGTTCTCCTCTCCTCTCTTCTTATCTTTACTCTATCTCAATATACGAATGAAATAACGCAAAGATGTGAGAAAAACGTGAGAAGAAGATTAGAAAATTCTCATGTTCGTACCAAAAACGCTGAGAATCTTGACGGTCAACACCCGACCTGAGGCTTATATATACTGCGCGCGGGCACGAATTGCGCTTTTTGCTCCGCGGCTCCGGCGAGTGTCATTCTGAACGGAGCACCGCGGAGTGAAGAATCTCTCAGCGGGAGCGGTTGTAGGGCGTGCGAAGCGCGCCAACTGACTGGCGCGTGGTCCGCGCCCTACGAGTTCACCGCGAATGAACTTGCGAGACACGGGACTAGAGTGTTCGAGTTTCTGGGGCCGGAATGAGCGGCAAGCTCACGCGAAAACAGGTTCCTCTGCCTACTTCGCTTTCAACTGCAATTTGCCCTTTGTGTAGCGTAACCATTGAGCGCACAAGTGCTAATCCTAGTCCTGTCCCTCCTCGACTCCGCGCTGGATCGCCGCGGTAGAAACGATCAAAGATGCGCACCTGATCTTCGGCGGGAATGCCAGGACCATTGTCGCGAATTTGTAGTAACGCTGCAGTTCCGTCCTGCGTTAGCTGTAGTTCTACGATTCCCTTTGCAGGTGTATATTTGATGGCGTTTTCACCCAGGTTGAAGATCAAGCGAAACAACATTGAGGTGTTGCCATTGACCCACAGCGGTGGCGGAGATGGAGCCGTAAGTGTGAGGTCTGCAGTTTCGGCGAGCGCACGAAGCGGTTGCGTGACTTCAACGAAAACAGAAGACAAATTGACGGGAATAGCAGTGACCGTGACATTGCCACTGTCAGAGCGCGCCAGGAACAATAGGTCTTGGACCAACGCACTGAGGCGGTCCACTTCTTCGAGACAACTTGTGAGGATTTGGCGGTACTCGTCTTCGGAGCGAGACGCTTGCAGCGCGACTTCCATTTCGCCTTTGAGAATGGTGAGTGGTGTCCGTAATTCATGTGCCGCGTCGGCACTGAAATACCGTACGGCCGTAAAGGAACGCTCTAGGCGTACGAACATATCGTTCAGGACGGCAGCAAGGCGATCTAGTTCATCATGGCTGTCTGTCGTGATGAGGCGGAGGGAAAGATCTTCGGCTTCAATCTTTCGTGCTGCTTCGACCATCGTATCTACTGGTGTGAGTGCGCGTCGTGCGAGAAACCATCCTCCACCCGCGGCACCGCCGAGCGCAAGTGGAGTCAGGCCCAAGAGAACAAAGATGAAATGAGAACGTACGGCTTCGGCACTTTCCAGTGGCATGGCGACTTGAACAAGATGAATGATCCGTCCACGCTCAATGACCGGAAGCGTCAGCATCCGCAACGACGCGGTCGTCACCCCTGGTGCTGTCAGGGTTTGATAGGTTTCTCGTCCTTGCTCGGCGTTGTAGAGTGCTTCCGGGCTGAGCGGAAGTTGCAGACGACCACGTGGGACAAGACGTGGGTCGGGACGTCCAAACGGGTCAAGCAAACGGAAGTAACGATCTGTGAATCCTGGTGGGAGCAGTGACTCGATAAGGTCATCAAACCCAGAACCAGGTCGTACACTATTGCGAGCGGACTCAGCGATTGATCGTGCGACCGAGAGCAACGATGCATCGACATTTTCTCGCAATCCCCGATCCAGTAAGATGATCGCGGCGATCCCTAATAACATGAACATGCTAGAGAAAATGGCGGTGTACCACAATGTCAAACGGGCTCTGATAGTACGTGGCCACAAGCGTTTCATACTGAGTCAGGTGCTTTGAGTACGTATCCCGCACCACGAACGGTGTGGAGTAATTTGGGCTCGAAGTCGGCATCAATTTTCTTGCGCAGATAATTGACATAGACATCGATAACATTGGTAAATGTGTCGAAATCAACGCCCCAAACATGTTGGGCAATAAGTGTACGACTGAGCACCCTACCTGGACGACGAAGGAAGAATTCAAGCAAAGCGAACTCTTTGGCTGTCAAGTCAAGTCGTTTACCGGCACGGGTTACCTGGTGCGTGACAAGATCGAGTTGAAGGTCTGCAACTGAGAGTTGGGGCACGGCAGTGGGAGTTCCGCGTCGAAGGAGCACACGCATGCGGGCAAGTAACTCCTCGAACGCGAACGGCTTCGTGAGGTAGTCGTCTGCTCCTTGGTCGAGGCCGGTTACTTTATCAGCAATCGTATCACGGGCGGTGAGTAAGAGGACTGGAACATTGACCCGGCGGCTACGTATATCACGGAGGACGGTCAGTCCGTCACGCTTCGGCAAATTCACATCAAGAATGACGACGTCATAATGCCCTTCACAGATCCGCCGAAAGCCAGTTTCACCATCGTGCTCGACATCGACGCTGTAGTGTTCGGCTTCCAGTCCGCGCTGGATGAAGCTGGCAACTTTTTTCTCATCTTCGACAACCAGGACACGCATACGTTCCCTAGTATAAGAAATTTCACCATAGACATGGAGGGGGAGGCGACACTCAGGGAAAGATGCGTGGGGAGGAAAAGAAAAAGGGCAGGTTGCCCTGCCCTTTTTCGCGGTGAAGTCTACACGTTGGGTATATTATTTACCCATTGCAGACAGGTTGGTCGTGGTGAAAGTGGTATCCGGGAAGCCGAGGTTGTACTCAGTGTAGTACCCTTTCGCTTGGACATCGAAGAATGTCGCCAGGTTCTGACGAACGTCTTCAGCTGAGCCAAAGAACGGATGACGGGTGGTCATGTCGCGACCAGGGGTGTAGGCCATCTTGTCTTCCCACAAGATCGTCTTCCAGTATTCGCCTGCACGATCGTACAAGGTTGCCCAGTATGCCCAATACGCGGTGGTATCGATGTAGACGACGCGACGACCATAAGCGTAGTAAGGATCTTTTGGCGTTGCTTCGACAACCCAGCAACGACGTTTGGCAAGCTTCAAGTTCGACGGTGCAAACGCAGTGCCGGTCCACCCTGCTTTTGCGTAACCAGGGACGAGCTTCTCCTCATCTGACCAGGTGATACGTGCGACTTGGCCAGCAGGGACCTGCCCCTTCGCCTTAATGATATTGGGGTCAGCGGCCAGCTTCTTTGGTGCCGGTTCGCCAGCGACCATAGCCTTTTCAATTCCGGTTGGTGCAATTGGCACTAAAATGTCCTTACTGCCAACCAGCTTCCAGTTCATGTATTGGATCTTACCGCCCCAGCCGTACGCGTCATCACGGGCCAGGGTTGAACCAAACATACCTTCTGAGGAGTTTGATGCCGTCAAACGACGCACGCGACGAATCGTGGGGACGAATGCCCACACGGATTGCCACTTGTCTGGGTCTGTATGCCACCAGGTCATGTTCGACACACCGACCACGTCGTACGGGGCGACACCAAAGAGCAAGTCTTTCAGATAACAATCGTCCGGATTGTCGGAGGGGACGCCAGAGTGACGACCAATGTTCCACCGGGCATACGCACCAAATTCTACCGAGCGGTCGAATCCAGTCGGACGTGCCCACTTAATAGCGAGGAACCAGTACACGTCATCGACCTGGAACCGTGCCACTTGGTGGTTATACATGATCTTGTTAGCGATTTGGGGATCATCCTTGTCTTTGTCGGAAATCCCAGGGAAAGGAAAACCGTACCAAAAATGGGGCCACGACTTTGTCGCGGTCTCATACATGTATCCATTCTCTGTCACATAATACTTACCAGCATTGGATTCTGACCCAGCCTTAAATTTTGCGCTGTATTGAAAATCTGCGTCTTTGACTTCGATGATCTCTGCTTCATACTGCCCGGCGCAGAATTTTTCCGTAACGTGCTCAGGAAGCAAGTCTTTCGCTTCTTGGCAATTGGCTTTGTTCAACTTGGACCCAGGCTGGAGTTCGGCAAGCGCTGGATTCGTAAACATAGCTAAACTTGCGGTAGTAAGTGCTACCAACCCCCAATTAGTCAGGCGCATATTGTACCTCTCTCCTTTTTTGAGGATGTGTTGACCATGTCTTTTCTATGATAAATTGCTGTCTATTCAGTAGTTTGTTTATTTGGTGGGGCACGACAAGGAATAGTATCTCTTGACATACAATGCTCCTATATAATTCGGTCAATCATTACTCACCTGTCTTTATTCCCGCAGTAAATCGCATATATTCGAGTATTTATGCAAGGGGCTGGTCCCAAATCCTAGGGAATTCTGTGAACGATCGGGGTCTCGCGCTATGATCTGGTGCCAATCGACAGAACATCTTTAGTATTTTTTCCGAGCCCTTGGGAACAATACCTATGGAAATGCCCCCAACGAACCTCTCTCCTTGGCAAATTATACGCCTTCTCCGTCACTTTCCTAACTTTATTAAACTGTATTGGCGTTTATTCAAGGACCGACGTGTCCCATTGCGCGCAAAAGCAATACTGGTCGCGGCTGCTTTCTATGTTGTTTCACCGCTTGATTTTATCCCGGAGTTGTTGAATCCGTTATTTGGCGTTGCTGACGACCTTGGCGTGATTCTCGTCGCTGCTCGCTGGTTTATTTCCCTTTGTCCACCAGACGTGGTAGAGGAGCAGGTCAAAGAAATCAGTGAAACAATGAAAAATTAAAAATTAAAAATGAAGAATTGAAAGAATAAGGATAGAAGGATGTCTATTATCCCTTTTCGCTATTCTCAAGTTTTAATTTTTCATTGTTAATTTTTAATTCCTGCCGAAGGAGGGAACCATGGCCTATCGCCCAACACTGATGGGAACGCGGGGAATGATCGCGACAGAGCATTATTTGTCGGCTGAAGCCGGCATGCGTATGCTGCATGCTGGAGGCAATGCCTTTGATGCGGCAGTGGCAGCAACGCTCGCTGAAGGCGTGCTCAATCCGCATATGCATACCTTTGGCGGAGAGCTTTCTGCGTTGGTCTATCATGCGCGAGATAAGCAGGTGTTCTCGATCAATGGCGATACCGTTGCTCCCAAAGCCGCCAATATCGATTGGTTCCGCCGCCGCGAAATCAACCTGATCCCGTTTAATGGCGTGTTGGCCGCGGGACCGTGCGCCGCTCCTGATGCACTTCTGAGTGTCCTTGGACGGTTTGGCACTCTGAGTTTTACCGAGGTCGTACAACCAGCATTGGAATTAGCCGAAGGTGGCTTTCCACTTCACAAAGCGTTACGTGGACCTGCGCCTGCCTATATGCTGAGTGATTTCTCGGTTGCTGGGAACGCGGAAAAATTCCGTACCGAATGGCCATCATCTGCCAAAGTGTATTTGCCCGGGGGCCGACTCCCTGATGTCGGTGAGGTGTTGAAGAATCCTGATCTTGGACGGACGTTCCGACGCTTGATCGATGCAGAGAACACCGGCAAAAGTCAGGGACGTGAACATGGCCTCGCGGCTGCGCGTGAGACGTTCTACAAAGGTGAGATTGCCCACCTCATTGCTACCCATGCCCAAGCCCAAGGTGGGTTTCTGACGGCAGACGATTTTGCCAATTTTCATTGCAAGATTGAATCACCAGTAGTGCTTAACTATCGTGGCTATGATGTCTACAAATGTGGTCCTTGGAGCCAAGGTCCGGTCTTTTTGCAACAACTGGCGATTCTCGAAGGCTATGACCTGAAAGGGCTTGGCCATAACAGCGCCGATTACATTCATACGATCGCTGAGACGATAAAACTCGCCTTCGCCGATCGCGAGCAGTACTACGGCGACCCGGATTTTATTGATGTGCCACTGGCAGGGCTCTTGTCGAAAGAATACGCTGCCAATCGCCGGACGCTGATTGATCCACGGCGGGCGTCGCGAGATCAACGCCCAGGGAACCCACGTACAGGTGCAGCTCTGTTACAAGGAGAAGCAATCTTTGCTGCCCGCAATTGGGGACCAGGCACGGTGTATGTCACTGTGGTTGATAAAGAACGCAATATGGCATCGTTCACACCGAGTGGCGCGTGGATTCCCTCCTCACCGGTTGTTGATGGGATTGGCTTTCCTTTAGGGACGCGGGTGCAAACTTTTTATCTTGATCCCAAACATCCCAATGCGTTGGTGCCAGGAAAACGCCCGCGCACGACACTCACCCCGACACTGGTATTGAAGAACGGCGCACCGTGCATGGTGTTCGGTACTCCTGGTGGTGATCAGCAGGATCAATGGACGTTGCAGTTCTTCCTCAACGTGGTGGAATTTGGCATGGCTGTCCAGGATGCGATCGAAGCCCCACGTTTCTCCTCTGCACATTTTCCGTCGAGCTTTTATCCCCACAATGCCGCGCCAGGGCTTCTGCGCATCGAAGAGCGTGTTCCAGCAGAAGTGCGCCGCGAACTCGAAGCACGCGGACACAAACTCGATGTGAAAGAAGAGTGGAGCGAAGGCGATGTGCTAGGAATCTGTGTCGACCTCGAACGTGGTGTGCTGCATGGCGGTGCCGACCCGCGCGGCGAGCAGAGTAAACGTATGCCGTCGTATGCGATGGGGTGGTAGGTGAAGTGGAGTGAGGATACGCACCATGCATAAATATGCGATTGCCGGTTTGGGAGTGACTCCACAAGGTGTGATTCCAGGAACCAGCGCGGAAAAACTCGCTTGGGATGCTGTTGAACTTGCCTTGAGTGATTCCGGCCTCAAGCGGAGTCAGGTCAACGGCTACATCTACCAGCCAGGGTTTGGTGAGCGCACATCGGGCATGGCTGCCAGTCGGGCGAGCTTAGGAACGAACTCGACGCTGCAAGTTGATTCTAGCGGGGCGACGGGAATTTTTACCCTTATCGCAGCTATCGGCATGATCGAGGCAGGCACGGCAGAATACGTCGTCTGCATTCACGCCACCAACGCACGGTCGCAATCGGTCACAGTTGGGGCAGGGGAAAAGAACCAATACGCTGTCTTCGGCCTCTTCTCGCCAGGGGCGCAGGCGGCGATGATGGCGCAGGGATATTTTCATAAATACAATCGATCCTCAGCGGATTTGGCAGAAGTCGCGGTAGCGCTCCGGTCCAATGCCGTCCCGCGTAGCGATGCCTACATGTTCAATCGTCCGATCACTGTTGACGATCATCAGAACTCGCCGTTTATTGTTCGGCCATTGCATCTGCTGGATTACTGTCTAGTCACTGATGGTGCTATTGCCTTCATTGTCACGACTGCAGAGCGAGCCCGCGATCTCAAGACTAAGCCGGTTGGTATCTTGGGGCTCGGTACAACGCATGAAGTCGGCCAGGGATATACGCGCGGCTCGAACACGATTCTGGGGCCAGTGGAACTCGAAGTCGAACCAGCCCGCAGTCGGGCGTTCGGTACTGCTGGACTCTGTATCGAAGACATCGATGTTTTTGAATTCTACGATGCGTTCACCATTATGCTGGCGTTGCAGGTCGAAGCATATGGTCTGTGTGGACGTGGAGAGGCGGGCGATTGGGTGCGAGCTGGCAACGTGCGATGGAACTCCAAGCGGCCGTGTAACACGTCAGGCACGCTTCATTCGTGGGCTTATGTCCAGGGCTTTACGCACTTGGCCGAAGGAATCCGTCAACTTCGTGGTGAAGGTGGGGCGACACAGGTGCCAAGGGCACGGACAGCGTTCGTGACGAATGTCGGGATTACCGGTGCAGGCTTGGCCCAGTCGGCAGTGATCTTGGGGACAGAGTAACGTGTATCTGGAGGAAACAGTGAGTGATAAAGAGACTCAAGCGACATCGATACCACCAAGCCGCGTTGTGGCCGTAGAAGACCAACCGTTTTGGGATGCGATCGATACTGGCAAGGTCTTGCTGGCTCGTTGCTCGTGTGGAGCCTACTATGCTCGTTCGCAAGCGTGTCTGCGCTGTGATGCCACTGCACAGTCGATGACGTGGGAACCGGCATCAGGCCAGGGCACGGTGCGTACGTTTGTTGTGTTCGATAAACCCTATCATCCCTATTTCACCGAACGCCTGCCGTATGTTGTTGCGGTCGTCGCCTTGACAGAAGGGCCGGAAATCACCACCAATGTGATCGATACAGACGTTGCCAACGTTCAGATCGGGATGCCGGTACGGATTGTCATTGGCGAGCGCGGAGAGCAGAAGATTCCTCAGGCCTCAGCGCGAGTGTGAGATCGTGAAAAATCTTTCTCATCATAATGGTCCGCTGTCATCATTCTGAGAGGCTGTCTGAGAAGGCCATCAGGAGTGTCATTGCGAGCGCAGCGAAGCAATCTTTGCCTTCTGTTCTGCTGATTCTGAGATTGCTTCGTCGCCTCTGGCTCCTCGTAATGACGGCTTGTTCCTCCTTTTCAGGCAACCCCTAAGTGAAGCAAAAAGTCTCTCTGCAAAACGTTAACACGATCATGTTGCCGCCTCCCTCTTCTGGCTCCTCATCAGGGTAGGTTTTTTATCCAAGCCTCAATTGGCGCGGATTTTCCGTCGTGAGGAGCCGTGTGTTCGTCATGCCCGCGCAGGCGGGCATCCAGGAGCTTCACCCCTGAACGATTGCGTATTCTCCCTGGATTCCCGCATTCGCGGGAATGACGTCTCGTCTTTTCTCAGCGTAAAATCCTACCCCTAAAAGACTCCTCTTCCTCCGCGAAGGCACCTACTGGACTATCTCGTATAGCGAGAAAACTGCGCGGGTAAACGACATGCAGGGGTTTCATCACTTTGCAGTTTTATTACGTGAGCCAGGGCGGCAATTTCATGTTGCGGCATTACTCAGCATGACCGATGGAGAACTAGACGAAGCACAACCAGTGGACGACACAAGTAGTGAACGTATACGCAAGACCGTCGCAAATCGATTGTGCACGGCGTTAACGAAAATCAAAAAGATCCATCCGACCCTGTGGCGGCGTCTGTTTGGCGCACTCAAAACCGGGAAAGCCTGTTCGTACAATCCCGAGAAGCCGATGGAATGGCATACGTAGTCTTTTTCTCAGTTCTCCTCTTCAGCCTGTGTTCTTGCCGCTTGCCTCCCAGACTTTCCTTCTGCCTTGCGCCCTGGACCTTTTTCCTTTTTTCCCCTTAGTACGCTGCGCGCCTGATGCGACCGCACGCTCTGGTATTCGTGCGCATGACGTAGGCTATGGATTTTTTCCTACACCACTCCCCGACTCCCGGCTTCTGATCCCCTTTTTTTTACATTCGCTACACGAGAAATCGCATTTGCTACACGCCATGTAGCATTGCTACACGCAATCTAGCACCTTGTGCAGTGATGGGGACTTTTTCGACAGCACTTTGGTGAAGGAGGATGTTATGAGTATCCAGAAGCAGCAGCGGGCATTACTCGTCGTCAGTCAAGTCACCCGTGGGATTTCTAACGGGCAACAATGGCTCTATCGCTTCATTGAACACTCTGGTCGAGGGGTGGTGGAAAGTACGCTTAAAG contains these protein-coding regions:
- a CDS encoding DegQ family serine endoprotease; the protein is MRKTTIVGTVSAVLALGGFALGRFTQPDPVQAQTAENSAPAVATQSGRPLPSFATLAAQASPSVVYIRVTAVEKTQEEGQGFPNPFGPGGPPFFGRPPFPGPPQGRGRRQGSGSGFIIRKDGIIITNNHVVENAKEITVTLTDKSEYKAKTLGRDPKTDLAVLKIEPKANLPVASLGDSDALQVGDWVMAIGNPFGLSNTVTAGIVSAKGRSIGSSPYDDFIQTDASINPGNSGGPLFNEQGQVVGINSAIFSQSGGNIGIGFAIPINLAKKLVPELEERGSVTRGWLGVSIQKVTPELATSLGLSESRGALVAEVTGGSPAAKSGLERGDVIVGFNGKKVDESSTLPKLVAETAVGKTVPVEVMRNGKAKTLEVTVARLAEETAAAESSSEAAQKSKWGLALRELRPGEREELKLKEGEGVMVTNVLPDSPAAEASVQPGDVIVEVNKVPVGSVTALKKEAEKVIGDKPLLLLLRRENSNRYASLASK
- a CDS encoding HAMP domain-containing protein, producing the protein MKRLWPRTIRARLTLWYTAIFSSMFMLLGIAAIILLDRGLRENVDASLLSVARSIAESARNSVRPGSGFDDLIESLLPPGFTDRYFRLLDPFGRPDPRLVPRGRLQLPLSPEALYNAEQGRETYQTLTAPGVTTASLRMLTLPVIERGRIIHLVQVAMPLESAEAVRSHFIFVLLGLTPLALGGAAGGGWFLARRALTPVDTMVEAARKIEAEDLSLRLITTDSHDELDRLAAVLNDMFVRLERSFTAVRYFSADAAHELRTPLTILKGEMEVALQASRSEDEYRQILTSCLEEVDRLSALVQDLLFLARSDSGNVTVTAIPVNLSSVFVEVTQPLRALAETADLTLTAPSPPPLWVNGNTSMLFRLIFNLGENAIKYTPAKGIVELQLTQDGTAALLQIRDNGPGIPAEDQVRIFDRFYRGDPARSRGGTGLGLALVRSMVTLHKGQIAVESEVGRGTCFRVSLPLIPAPETRTL
- a CDS encoding response regulator transcription factor, producing MRVLVVEDEKKVASFIQRGLEAEHYSVDVEHDGETGFRRICEGHYDVVILDVNLPKRDGLTVLRDIRSRRVNVPVLLLTARDTIADKVTGLDQGADDYLTKPFAFEELLARMRVLLRRGTPTAVPQLSVADLQLDLVTHQVTRAGKRLDLTAKEFALLEFFLRRPGRVLSRTLIAQHVWGVDFDTFTNVIDVYVNYLRKKIDADFEPKLLHTVRGAGYVLKAPDSV
- a CDS encoding DUF1329 domain-containing protein, giving the protein MRLTNWGLVALTTASLAMFTNPALAELQPGSKLNKANCQEAKDLLPEHVTEKFCAGQYEAEIIEVKDADFQYSAKFKAGSESNAGKYYVTENGYMYETATKSWPHFWYGFPFPGISDKDKDDPQIANKIMYNHQVARFQVDDVYWFLAIKWARPTGFDRSVEFGAYARWNIGRHSGVPSDNPDDCYLKDLLFGVAPYDVVGVSNMTWWHTDPDKWQSVWAFVPTIRRVRRLTASNSSEGMFGSTLARDDAYGWGGKIQYMNWKLVGSKDILVPIAPTGIEKAMVAGEPAPKKLAADPNIIKAKGQVPAGQVARITWSDEEKLVPGYAKAGWTGTAFAPSNLKLAKRRCWVVEATPKDPYYAYGRRVVYIDTTAYWAYWATLYDRAGEYWKTILWEDKMAYTPGRDMTTRHPFFGSAEDVRQNLATFFDVQAKGYYTEYNLGFPDTTFTTTNLSAMGK
- a CDS encoding DUF1232 domain-containing protein; translated protein: MEMPPTNLSPWQIIRLLRHFPNFIKLYWRLFKDRRVPLRAKAILVAAAFYVVSPLDFIPELLNPLFGVADDLGVILVAARWFISLCPPDVVEEQVKEISETMKN
- a CDS encoding gamma-glutamyltransferase family protein, with the translated sequence MAYRPTLMGTRGMIATEHYLSAEAGMRMLHAGGNAFDAAVAATLAEGVLNPHMHTFGGELSALVYHARDKQVFSINGDTVAPKAANIDWFRRREINLIPFNGVLAAGPCAAPDALLSVLGRFGTLSFTEVVQPALELAEGGFPLHKALRGPAPAYMLSDFSVAGNAEKFRTEWPSSAKVYLPGGRLPDVGEVLKNPDLGRTFRRLIDAENTGKSQGREHGLAAARETFYKGEIAHLIATHAQAQGGFLTADDFANFHCKIESPVVLNYRGYDVYKCGPWSQGPVFLQQLAILEGYDLKGLGHNSADYIHTIAETIKLAFADREQYYGDPDFIDVPLAGLLSKEYAANRRTLIDPRRASRDQRPGNPRTGAALLQGEAIFAARNWGPGTVYVTVVDKERNMASFTPSGAWIPSSPVVDGIGFPLGTRVQTFYLDPKHPNALVPGKRPRTTLTPTLVLKNGAPCMVFGTPGGDQQDQWTLQFFLNVVEFGMAVQDAIEAPRFSSAHFPSSFYPHNAAPGLLRIEERVPAEVRRELEARGHKLDVKEEWSEGDVLGICVDLERGVLHGGADPRGEQSKRMPSYAMGW
- a CDS encoding thiolase family protein, with translation MHKYAIAGLGVTPQGVIPGTSAEKLAWDAVELALSDSGLKRSQVNGYIYQPGFGERTSGMAASRASLGTNSTLQVDSSGATGIFTLIAAIGMIEAGTAEYVVCIHATNARSQSVTVGAGEKNQYAVFGLFSPGAQAAMMAQGYFHKYNRSSADLAEVAVALRSNAVPRSDAYMFNRPITVDDHQNSPFIVRPLHLLDYCLVTDGAIAFIVTTAERARDLKTKPVGILGLGTTHEVGQGYTRGSNTILGPVELEVEPARSRAFGTAGLCIEDIDVFEFYDAFTIMLALQVEAYGLCGRGEAGDWVRAGNVRWNSKRPCNTSGTLHSWAYVQGFTHLAEGIRQLRGEGGATQVPRARTAFVTNVGITGAGLAQSAVILGTE